CGTCGACGACCGGCTGGCTACAAACGGTGTGGCGATTTCCTTGGGGTGTCGGCGCGCTGGTGGCTGGCTGGCTGGTCGACCGCTACGGGGCCAAACGGATGCTCGCCCTTTACTTGCTTGGTGGCGGCGTGACGTGCTTCACGGCGATCCTGCTGCCGGGATTGCCGCTTCTGTTTGCCTCGATGTTTTTGATGGGGGTGATGGCCAGCATTTATCATCCAGCGGGGCTGGCGCTTCTTTCGCACGAAACGACACCGGAGACGCTACCCAAGACGCTCGGATGGCACGGAGTGTTTGGTTCGCTGGGGATCGGTGGTGTGCCGTTGATCGCGGCCGGCGTGCTTTCCATGACCCACTCGTGGCATGCTTTTTATGCTGTTCTGGGCGTGATGTCGATTTCGGTCGGAATGGTATTTGTGTACCTCACGCTGCAGTCGCCGGAACGTGTTTTCTCGAAGGTCGATCAGGCAGCCGTCGACGATCGTGGCAACTGGGCGAGCTTTGGGGTGCTGCTGGTCATGTCCAGCACGATTGGCTTGTCGTACCACGGCGTAATGAGCTTTTTACCTCGCTACTTGTCCGACGCGAAGGTACTTGGGTTCCAGACCGAGGGAGAGATTGGCGGGAATATTCTGGCGGCTAGCTCGCTCATCTTGGGATGTATTGGTCAGTATATGGCCGGCCAGATGGCACGCCCCAAACGGCTTGAGTTTCAATTGATGCTGATCTGTGCCAGTACGGTTCCGTTTCTGATTGGGATGAGCTTCGCCCCGCCACAGTGGAAATGGTACTGCGTGGCCGCGTGGGGAATGATCTTTTTCATGCACCAACCGGTGTTCAACAGCTTGATCGCCAAATACACGCCCCGATCGCGGAGAAGCCTTTGCTATGGGGTCTCATTTGCCGTAGGAAATGGCATTGGAGCGATAGCGGCAGGCCTGGTGGGAGAGAACGCTCATTTGCAGTCCGCGTACCTGGGACTTGCCGGGTGCGCTTCGCTAGCGTCATTGAGCGGGTTGATTTTATGGATTCGCGCGACCAAGAACCCTCCGATCGGGCCAGAAAACTCGTGAGAACAAAGTTTATGCTTTGCTTTCCTGGGCTGGGCAAGGATAATCGGAGGACTGAAGAGGGCTGGCTCCATTGACCTCCCTAGTGGTCCTTATCTAACCTTCTAGGGGTTCCAACTTTTTCATTCGTAGTCATTTGGCGATTTCTAGAAAGCCGACTCCATGGCGATCAAATACCACTATTTAAAAGTTCGCGACGTGAAAGACGTCGTCGTTGCCGAATTCATCCAGTCTTCGATTTTGGACGAAACAGCGATCGATCGCGTTGGGAAGGAGTTCGAGCAACTGATTTTGGAGGCCGCGACGGCCAAGAAGCTGCTGCTGAACTTTCGTGCCATCGAATACATGTCGTCGGCTATGATCGGCAAGCTGATTCTGCTGAATAAAAATTGCAAAAATGCGAAGATCAAGTTCAAAGTTTGCAATGTAACCGGCAATATTCTGGAAGTGTTCCAGATTATGAAGATTGGCAAAGTGATCGATATCCAAAAGGATGAAAAGTCCGCCATCGAGGCCTTCAGTGGGCCATCGATTGGCAAGTGGTTCGGCCTTAGCTAACCGCACAATCTTTCTATTGATCGAGTCTGTTTGCCTTGTCCCGGTTGGCTACCGGCAAGGCTCGCGGGGGTGTCCGTCTTTTCGCTCTTCGAAAGTCCGGTGCTTGTGCTAGCATTGCTGGACTGCCAGTTCGCTCTTAGCGCCGCTTAATCGTTTGCGTAAGATTCTGCGAACTTGGACACCATCCGTTTATCGCAACATCGAGTTGTCTGTGCGCCAAGCGTACTGCGCAGCTATCAGGGCACATGCCTAAGCATACTGAAACGTCAGAAGAAAAATCGCTTCTCGCGAAGCCCCTGGCCTGGGGAACGCGCCTGGTTGTGCGCTTTCCGATTGTCGTACTGTTGGTGGCATTCCTGGTGGCGGGACTATGTGTCTTCTACGCGACCAATCATCTCGGGTTCAAAACGAGCCGCTTGGATTTGATCAACCAGCAAAGCGGGTTCAATCAGCTGTGGCTCGAATACCTCGATCAGTTTGGTGCCGATGACGACGTGGTGGTCATCATTGAAGGGCCGGGGCGTGAGGAAATCGTGCCGGCACTGGAAGACCTGTACACCCAGCTGATGGCTCAAGATCAGTCCTTCTATGCGGTCCTGCATGAACGTGGCCTCAGCAAGGTGCGTGAAAAGGGGCTGCACTTTCTACCAGAGTCCGATCTGACAAAGATCGATCAACAACTACAGCGGCTGCGGCCCGTGATGCAAGGGCAATGGGATTCAATGGGGGTTGGTCAACTGGCCTACAATTTGAATCAGCAACTGCTGTTTGCTCAGCGTCAACCTAACTCGCCCCAAGCTCAGATGATGGCCGAGCAGAGCCGTGAGCAGCTTGACCGTCTGGCGAGCAATCTTCTGGCCGCGATGGGGCAAGGGGAATCGCAGGGGTCAGTGCTCGTTCCGCCGAACGATTCGTTAAATGCTTTGAGCCAGATCGACTCGGACTATTTTTTGGCCAACGAAGGACAGCTCGGGCTGATCCTGTTGCGTCTGGTGAAGGACAAAACGGAACTCGCACAAGGCAAAGAAGCCATCGCCCAGCTGCGGAATATCCTCGACCGTTTCCAGGTGAAGTATCCCGGTCTGAAGTTCGGACTGACGGGGCTTCCGGTCATGGAAAACGACGAGATGGAACGCAGCCAGGTCGATATGACCAAGGCCAGTATCATCAGTCTGGTGGGGGTCGCGTTTTTGTTCATGGCGTCGTTTGGCGGCTTGCGACATCCGCTTTTGGCGGTTGTGGCGCTGTTGGTGGGTATCGCGATGTCGGTTGGCTTCGCGACGGCATTTGTCGGTCACCTGAACATCTTAAGCGTCTCGTTTGGCGTGATCCTGATCGGCTTGGGGATCGACTTTGGCGTGCATTATGTTGCGCGATACCTCAAGGAAGCTGAAGAAAAGAAAACAGGCGATGCCCTGGTGCAGACTGCTCGTGATATTGGCCCTGGTATCGTCACTGGTGGTTTAACGACGGCGGTCGCGTTCTTTACGGCATCGCTCACTGATTTCACCGGCGTGGCCGAACTGGGCATCATTGCCGGTGGTGGTTTGTTGGTCTGTCTGATCGCGTCGATGACGGTCTTGCCGGCGTCGATTCAGCTGGCCGATCGACATCGCAATCGATATCAGCTGCCCAAGCCGCTGCATCTTGATTGGTGGGTGTTGCCACTATTGAAGACCCCCAAGATCACGCTGTTGGTTTCGCTGGTGGCCGTGGGGCTGTTATCGATCGGCGTGCCGAAGCTGCATTACGATCACAATCTGCTGAACCTGCAGCCGAAAGGGCTGGAAAGCGTGCAGTGGGAAGAGAAGCTGATCAGCGATACCGATCGCAGTGTCTGGTTTGCCTTGTCGATTGCCGAAGACCGCGAGACGCTATTGAAGCGGAAAGAGAAATTCGAGGCGCTGCCAACGGTGAATCGCGTCGAAGAAATCGCGTCGCTCATGCCGGATAGCTCGCCTGAGAAGTTGGTCATGATCGAGGATCTTGATCGACGCCTGAAGAAACTGCCAGAGAACGTACCAACGATTTCCATTCCCCAAGCAGCGCATTTGGGGCAAGTCCTGGCAGACTCGCAGCGACTTCTTTCTCCAGACGACCCCGCGGCACAGCATACCTACCGACGACTGGCACAAATCCGCGAGCTTTTGCGAGGGATGCCGGAGCCAAAGTACAATGCGATTATCTCTCAGTTCCAGCAGCGAAACGCTGGCGAACTATTGCAGTGGCTGCACTCGTTGGCCGTAATTTCAAACCCGGAACCACCCACCATCAGTGATCTGCCGGAAGCGCTCGTCTCGCGATTTGTCGGGAAGAATAATCAGTTACTGCTGCGTATCTATCCCAATGCCAGCATCTGGGATATGGACGCGCTGGAAGGGTTTGTGAAGCAAGTGACTTCGGTCGACTCGAAGGTGACCGGGCAGCCCCTGCAAACCTTCTATGCTTCGCGGCAAATGCAACGGAGCTACATCCACGCTGCCGTTTACTCGCTGATCGCCGTGATGATCATCTTGCTGATTGATTTCCGCAGTATGACCAATACCCTGCTGGCGCTCACGCCGGTTGGGCTGGGCATGCTGATGCTTTTTGGCGTACAGGGATTTGCTGATATCCCCCTGAACCCTGCCAATATGATCGTTCTGCCGCTGATCCTGGGGATCGGCATCGACGACGGTGTTCACGTGGTACACGACTATCGGCGGCAAAGCCGGGGGTACTTTCTGGGGGCTTCGACGGCGACCGGCGTGATTATCACTTCGCTAACCACCATGATCGGTTTCGGAGCGCTGATGCTGGCCGATCACCGTGGTTTGGCCAGCCTGGGACGTGTTCTGACTATTGGTGTGGCCTGTTGCCTCTTCACGTCGCTGGTCGTCCTTCCGTGTTTGTTGACGATTCTTTCCGGCTTCCGCCGAGAGGTGCCCGATCTCGACTCAACTGCTTCGGCAGCACGTGAGCGGCCTCGTGGACGGAAGCTGGCAAGCATTCCCGACGAGCCTAAATCGCACCCCATGAAGGAACCGGCACGCGAGGATACTGAATCGCGTGATGCGTTTGATGAACCGAGGATAAATCGCTAAGTGCTGCTTTGATAGGTGCTTGCGACGATGGTTGACGGTTTTTGAGAACTCTCTGCGGACCCCCATTAGGGCTTTCGGTCCGTCCTCAAATTGCTATACTAAATAGATTCTGAACCAGAATTTGGCGCAGACTCTTTAGTTTGCCCTCTATATCACGTATTTTCACCACAAGGTAAGAACCATGGCCAAGCCACATCGTAAGTTGAAGAAAGCCAATCACGGTGCCCGTCCTGCGAATGCAAAAGCTCGCAAGTCGAAGCGTAAGAACATCAAGACCTAAGACAGATCTTGTTGCTTTGACGCCAGGATCGGAAGATCCGGCCGACGTCGTTGAACTAACCCCATTTTGTCCTAATCGGTAGCTGAAGGATTCACGGTGGCGCGAGAAGACCTGATTCTCGACCCTGCGTCGATCGACTTTGATAACGTAATCGCCGATCTCGAAGCGGTTCGGAAGACCAATCCTCAGCGATACGAGATGGAACAGCTAACCGGCATCGTTTACGACGATGTCGAGGCAGGTATCTGTGCGGGATATTTAGATATCGCGGAAGATGCTTTTTGGGTGCGAGGGCACATGCCTGGTATGCCGCTCATGCCAGGCGTTTTGATGTGCGAGATGGCTGCCCAAGTCAGCACCTGGTACGTCGTGGTGCATGACTTGATGCCCGGCAAGCGAATGGGCTTTGGGGGCTTGGACGAAGTCAAGTTCCGCGGAATCGTTCGTCCTGGTGATCGCCTGTTGTGCGTTCTTAAACAGACTCGCTACCGCCCTAATCGAATGCTCGTGTGTGCTTTCCAGAGTTTCGTCGGAAGCACCATGGTGGCCGAAGGGGTGATCCGAGGCATTCCGTTGCCAGATCAGATCTAACGCTGGTCCCGGGGTGCGGTCGCGAACTACGTGCCTGTTCTCTGCTGGTAACTCCCCATGCTTTTCCCACTGATCGATGAAAACCCAACGCGCCGTTGGCCGTTCGTGACGGTGGGACTGATCGCGATCAATACTTTGCTGCTGCTGGCGATGCTGGGTCTAGATCCACTGGAGCATAATCGCCTGTTTCTCGAGTACGGCTTCGTACCTGAGCGATTTACCGAAGCGATAGGTTCTGGCGAGTCGGTTCGAATCGATTTGGAAGAACTCGTACAGGGCTCGCCTGAAGCACACGAGGTTCTCGAAAGGAGCCAGGAAGACTCGGTCGTGACCCTGCCAGGCACGATGTCGGCGGCATTGGGGACGATCTTTTCCTCGATGTTTCTGCATGCTGGAATCGCTCACCTGGTAGGCAACATGTGGTTCCTGTGGATCTTCGGGAACAACGTAGAGGATCGGCTAGGGCATGTTCCTTACCTGTTGTTTTATTTACTGGGAGGGATTTTCGCGGCACTTGCCCATTGGATTACCGCATCCTCGACCGGGGCTTTGATTCCGACGGTTGGTGCCAGTGGAGCCGTCGCGGTCATATTGGGAGCCTATGCCGTGACGTATCCGAAAGCAAAGGTCCGTTGCGCGCTCTTTCTATTTGTCATCTTCTTCATGATCGATCTGCCGGCGCTTGCCGTGCTGGGCATTTGGATCACGTTTCAATTGGTGCAGGGCCTGGGGGCTTTGCAGGTGGGGCTCGATGGAGGTGTTGCCTGGTGGGCACACATCGGCGGGTTCCTCTTTGGCATGGCCATCATGCCGCTGCTGTCGCTGATCATTCCGGACACAACCTACGGGTCGGTTTTGAAGAAGGAACGGTCGTTCCAATTTGACCCAAGTCGTCACGACGATTTCCGCTTTTAGTTTTATCGATTACGAAACCATTATGGGCCGCAAAGCACTTCCCAAACTGAATCCTGACGTCGACTTCTCTCAGCACTTTTTCGAGTCGGATGTACTCGAAACACGCCCTGACCTGCAGTCCTACTTCCCCATGCAGCAGCCGCTAGAGGTCGAGGTGGGGACTGGTAAGGGGCTGTTCATGAAGAACGCTTCTGGCCAATGCCCCGAGCATAACTTTCTGGGTATCGAGATCGCATTCAAATATGCCCGATTCGCCGGCTACAAATTGGCCAAGGAAGGTCGTACCAACGCGGTCATGTTTCATGGCGACGGACAGAAGATCTTTCGTGAGACCATTCCCAGCGATAGCTTGGAAGCGGTGCATGTTTATTTCCCCGACCCCTGGTGGAAGGCCCGGCATCATCGCCGTCGTTTGATGAACGAAGAGTTCTGTCAGCAGATCCAGCGTGTCCTGCGTCCCGGCGGTAAACTGCATTTCTGGACGGACGTGCTGGACTATTTTGAAATGGCCGTGGAAACGCTGCACCAAGCCACGACGCTGCAAGGTCCCATCGATGTCGAAGAAACGCCAGCCGAGCACGATCTTGATTACCGCACCCACTTCGAGCGGCGGATGCGGAAGAATGAGATGGACGTGTTCCGCAGCCAGTTCTTGAAGCCAGAAGCTTAGGCTTAAGCCGAATCCAGTAGACTCTCATCCAGGCTCTCTCCCTTCGCGGGAGAGGGAGTTGAATGGGGGCTAAGCGCCTGTCGACTGGGCTGCTTGCTCTTCGGCTCGGCGTTCGTACGTGCGGCCGCCGGTTTCTTCCTGGTCTTTCGTTTCCAAGGCGATCTGATAGAGCCGCTCGCCCCCTTCGGTCGGGTACTCGCCGGTAATGCATGCCTGGCAGAGTTCGTTACTCGAAAGGTTTACTGCCCGGGCGATGGAGTCGACCGGCAGGTAACGCAGCGAATCGGCACCCAGTTGCTGGGCCATCGCTTCCTGCATTTCTTCGGTCAGAAGGTAACTGTCTCCCATGAACTTCGGAGCGAAGAGCTCGCTGATGGTCGACATGTCGATGCCGTAGAAGCATGGGGCGATGATCGGAGGACAAGCCACGCGAACGTGGATCTCTTTCGCTCCGCCGCGTTCACGCAGACGGTTGATCAGGACCTTCATGGTGGTGCTGCGGACGATCGAGTCCTCGACGAGGAAAATGCGTTTCCCTTCCAGTACTTCCCGAAGCGGGGTGTATTTGATTTCGGCGGCGCGGCGACGCTTACTGCCACTTTCGATAAATGTTCGGCCAGAATAGCGGTTGCGGATCAGGCCTTCGCGGGAAGGAATGCCCAGCTTGAACGCCATGGCGTCGGCAGCCGCTTTGCTGGTATCTGGTACCGGCACGACGATTGTGTCGCCGTCGTCTAGCGGAATATCATTCCGCTCGAGTTCGATGGCAGCTAGTTCTTCGCCCAGGTTGGTGCGGCTGACGTAGACACTTTGTCCGTCCAGAGTGCTGGCCACGTTGGCGAAGTAGATCCACTCGAAGAAACAGTGTGCTTTCCGCTTCGATTCGATGAACTGTCGGACCTCGATCTTGCCATCGGTAATGGTGATGGCCTGGCCTGGTTCGACGTTGCGGATTTCGTCTTCCTCGAAGCCGATATTAATCAGGGCGACGCTTTCGCTCGCGGCAGCGAATAGGGGGCCGGAAACGGCATAGCACAGCGGCTTGATACCGTAAGGATCACGGGCCACGAGCATTTCGCCGTAGGCGTTGAGCATGACCAGGCTGTACGCCCCATCAAATCGCGGTGCCGCGCTTTTAAGGGCGTCGAACATGGTGATCCGCTTTTCACCGGTCATCTCACGGCTTAGCTCGTGCATGATGATTTCGGTGTCGGTCTCGCGGCTGAGGTGGTGGTCGTCGTCGGCCAGCAGACGGTCGCGAAGTTCGCTGTAGTTAGAAAGCTGTCCATTGAACGCGAAGCTGAACCACTTGTGCTTCACCAGGTGGTGCCGCTCGAACGGCTGGGCGTAGCTGCGGTCGTCCTGGCCGCAGGTCGCGTAGCGGACGTGTCCGATGGCGGCGCGGCCAGCATATTCCTTCATGAGGGATTCGCTCTTGCCGCGGTGCGACAAGCGAAACACTTCCTGGACGGTACCGATGTCTCGGTGAGTGTCGATCAACTGGTTGCGATTGGGGCTGTAAGTGGTGAATCCAGCTGCCAGTTGGCCTCGATTTTGGATATCGAGCAGCATTCGCGGCATGATCCGCGAGACTTCTTCCGGGCCTTGATCAGGACAAAGAGGGCTCTCTTCGTCGCTAGGGAGGTGATAAATCGCCGCGATACCACATTCGTGGAAGAGTTCACTCATAGAATTTCAATTCAATCCTGCCGAGTTTACAGAGCCCTCCCAGACAAAATCGAATCAGCGGGATCGACATGAATGGGGGCGTGGGCCGGAAGTAGCAAGCACGCAATTATTTTAGGGGCGAAGGTGCAAATCCTCAACCGTCGCAATCACGAACTCTCGGATTCCCCCAGTCCTTTTCTCGGTTGGGTGGGAAGCATTTACGACAGGGAGAACTATCCTCGCATAAAGACGATTCAATGGGGAACTGGGCCAGGACAATCGATTCACGGATAGGACATTTCCCGAAAGCGTAAACCCCCATGGCAAGTGGCTCGTCAGGCTCTAAGATATCGTTACCAACCCACTTAGTGCCTTCTTGAAACCTTGCCACTATGACCGACTTGCTGCGGCAGGAAATCGCTACCTCGGCCCACACGATTGTCGTAAAAGTAGGAACACGCGTTCTTACTACCGACCAAGGAGTGCTCAGTGAGCAGCAGATCACCCAACTGGGGAGGCAGCTTGCTCAGTTGGCCGCTGCGGGACGACGCATGGTGTTGGTCTCTAGTGGGGCCGTGGGTGCCGGGATGAGTCAGCTCGGTTTGACCCAGCGTCCGACCGACCTGGCCAAGCTGCAGGCCGTCGCCGCCGTGGGGCAGGCCAAGCTGATCGAGCTGTATGACCGCGTTTTGCGAGATAACGGCTGCCACGCCGCCCAGGTGTTGCTGACGGCGGAAGACCTCGACGACCGCACGCGTTACCTGAACATTCGCAACACGCTGCTGAGTGTGCTCGACTTTGGCGCGATTCCGATTATCAACGAGAACGACACCGTCGCGGTCGAAGAGCTGATGCTCACGTTCGGCGACAACGATCGCCTGGCGGCCCGGGTAACCAACCTGCTGCGGGCCCCGCTGTTGATCCTGCTTTCCGATGTCCAAGGGTTGTACAACGGCTCGCCGGAACTGCCCGAGTCGAAGCTGCTGTCGGTGGTACCGAAGCTGGACGAAGAGGTGATGGGCTTTGCCCGCGATAAGAAGACGGGGCACTCGAAGGGGGGCATGGCCAGCAAGCTAGAAGCTGCCCGGATGGTGACCTCGACCGGCGAGAACATGATCATCGCCTCCGGTCGACAGCCGGACGTACTGACACGTCTTCTGGATGGCGAAGACCTGGGGACGCTATTTCTCGCCCAGGGTAAGGCCGTCACGCCTCGCAAGCGTTGGATTGGCTATTCGGTTCAACCACGCGGCGAACTGATAGTCGATGACGGGGCCGTGAAGGCGCTCGGCGAGAAAGGGAAGAGCCTTCTCCCGATTGGTGTCACTCAGGTTCGCGGGGCGTTCACGAAAGGGGATGTCGTCCGCGTGTGCAATGGACAGGGACAGGAAATTGCCCGTGGCCTGACGAACTACACTTCGGAAGAAATCGGCAAGATCTTAGGCAAACGAAGCGATCAGATCGAAGGTATTCTCGGCCATCATCCGTACGATGAAATCATTCATCGCGACAATCTGACGGTGAGCCGGGTTTAAGGGCGTAAAGATCATATGCAATGGGCATCTAAATTCTTGCAATTCCACGTTTGATCGCTTAATTCTTATCTTTTGCGACGATCTCACAAAATACCTTGCAACGCTGGCTGCCTTTACGTGACAACCAAGTTGTCGGGGCGAATTCCAGCAGCGGTTACTTCTTAGCTGTTTGCCCGTTGCAATTGGATTGCGTTGGTTGTCATCGTGACGATAACCTTTTCCCGCTTGCTTGTCTTCAAAACAACTCTCGTCATATGGTCCAAATACGGGGGAGTATTTACCGTGATCGGTTACGAAATTACGGCCAGGTGCCACAAGCTGAATTACGCGCGGTCTTACAGTGGTTGGTTCGAGGGGGACCCCAAGCTCGAGAGCAAGGCCAAAGAGGTCGCCGCGAAAGCTGTCGTCAAGCAAGTCGCCAAGCAGGGGGTCAAGCTGCTGGTGAGTGCCAGTGCCGGTAGCGTGGTGACGGTCGCTGATATTGTCTCGAAGCCGCTGCAAGGGCTTGGTTCGGCGGCGGGTCAATTGATTGCCGACAACATCCTGAAGATCAATCGAACGTTGGCCGGACAGGGGCTGATTTTTAACGACATCGCAGTGAGTTTGTCCGGCGACTTCGAGGGAGGTTATCGGATCGATACCGACGAAGACCTCGAGAAGTTGCCTCACCTGTTGGCGCTTATCCCCGAGAAGGGAACGACCGATTCGTTCATGGGGCAGTCGGTTCTTGAAATGGCCGTGATGGGCCACGTCAATTTTGCTCGATACTTGTATCAGTTCCACTTGAAGAAAGGATCAAATCAGACGTTGTATCACCTGGAAGTCAAAATCGACGTCTGATGTATCAAGCGGATTGACGCTGCCCAAAAATAAATCGGGAGGCCAGGGACCTCCCGATTCTGATGACTTTACAAGTTGACTTTCGCCGTTTGGTGAGCCGTTTACGCTTTCTTCTGGGGGAAGAAGCGTGCCAGGTGCTCTTCGCTGGGTGGCTGAGTCATCAGCGAAACGACGATCATCGCGATCGCCGCAGCTGGCACCATGGTTGCCACCGGCATCATGCCGAAGACGGTGAAGTGCGGATTCAGGGCCATGTCGCTCATATAGAAGAACAAGCACCACAGGCCGATTGCCGTGATCACACACGCATACGCACCGGCCTTGGTTAGACGCTTCCAGTACAGAGCGGCGAAAACCAGCGGGAACAAGCTCGAGAATCCGCTGAATGTCCACACACCCAGTGTAAACACGCGGCGCGGTTCGTATAGGCTCAGGATGTACGTGATCGCTACGATCGCAATGATGAAGCAGCGAGCGATGATCAGCACCTGCTTGTCGGTGAAGCGTTTCTTGCCACCGTAGTGCACGACGATGTCCTCGGTGAACATCGTGCCGATGCAAAGGAACTGGCTGTCGAGCGAAGACATGATCGCCGCCAACACGCCTGCAGTGAGCAGACCGCTGAGGAATGGCCCACTCATGTTCGCCACCATGAACGGCAGCACCGCGTTGGTGTTGAAGTGAGGTGGAATGAGTGCCCGCTCGGTGCCAGGCACAACGGCGGAGGTCGCCCAAACACCTACCAGCACGCACGGAATCCAAACGATGGCGATAAAGA
Above is a window of Blastopirellula marina DNA encoding:
- a CDS encoding MFS transporter, which encodes MKSVGKPLVVLILAVCAAHAMVHVLEGSLPCVEQSIAAQFDVGSSTTGWLQTVWRFPWGVGALVAGWLVDRYGAKRMLALYLLGGGVTCFTAILLPGLPLLFASMFLMGVMASIYHPAGLALLSHETTPETLPKTLGWHGVFGSLGIGGVPLIAAGVLSMTHSWHAFYAVLGVMSISVGMVFVYLTLQSPERVFSKVDQAAVDDRGNWASFGVLLVMSSTIGLSYHGVMSFLPRYLSDAKVLGFQTEGEIGGNILAASSLILGCIGQYMAGQMARPKRLEFQLMLICASTVPFLIGMSFAPPQWKWYCVAAWGMIFFMHQPVFNSLIAKYTPRSRRSLCYGVSFAVGNGIGAIAAGLVGENAHLQSAYLGLAGCASLASLSGLILWIRATKNPPIGPENS
- a CDS encoding STAS domain-containing protein, giving the protein MAIKYHYLKVRDVKDVVVAEFIQSSILDETAIDRVGKEFEQLILEAATAKKLLLNFRAIEYMSSAMIGKLILLNKNCKNAKIKFKVCNVTGNILEVFQIMKIGKVIDIQKDEKSAIEAFSGPSIGKWFGLS
- a CDS encoding MMPL family transporter, with the protein product MPKHTETSEEKSLLAKPLAWGTRLVVRFPIVVLLVAFLVAGLCVFYATNHLGFKTSRLDLINQQSGFNQLWLEYLDQFGADDDVVVIIEGPGREEIVPALEDLYTQLMAQDQSFYAVLHERGLSKVREKGLHFLPESDLTKIDQQLQRLRPVMQGQWDSMGVGQLAYNLNQQLLFAQRQPNSPQAQMMAEQSREQLDRLASNLLAAMGQGESQGSVLVPPNDSLNALSQIDSDYFLANEGQLGLILLRLVKDKTELAQGKEAIAQLRNILDRFQVKYPGLKFGLTGLPVMENDEMERSQVDMTKASIISLVGVAFLFMASFGGLRHPLLAVVALLVGIAMSVGFATAFVGHLNILSVSFGVILIGLGIDFGVHYVARYLKEAEEKKTGDALVQTARDIGPGIVTGGLTTAVAFFTASLTDFTGVAELGIIAGGGLLVCLIASMTVLPASIQLADRHRNRYQLPKPLHLDWWVLPLLKTPKITLLVSLVAVGLLSIGVPKLHYDHNLLNLQPKGLESVQWEEKLISDTDRSVWFALSIAEDRETLLKRKEKFEALPTVNRVEEIASLMPDSSPEKLVMIEDLDRRLKKLPENVPTISIPQAAHLGQVLADSQRLLSPDDPAAQHTYRRLAQIRELLRGMPEPKYNAIISQFQQRNAGELLQWLHSLAVISNPEPPTISDLPEALVSRFVGKNNQLLLRIYPNASIWDMDALEGFVKQVTSVDSKVTGQPLQTFYASRQMQRSYIHAAVYSLIAVMIILLIDFRSMTNTLLALTPVGLGMLMLFGVQGFADIPLNPANMIVLPLILGIGIDDGVHVVHDYRRQSRGYFLGASTATGVIITSLTTMIGFGALMLADHRGLASLGRVLTIGVACCLFTSLVVLPCLLTILSGFRREVPDLDSTASAARERPRGRKLASIPDEPKSHPMKEPAREDTESRDAFDEPRINR
- a CDS encoding 50S ribosomal protein bL37; this encodes MAKPHRKLKKANHGARPANAKARKSKRKNIKT
- a CDS encoding 3-hydroxyacyl-ACP dehydratase FabZ family protein gives rise to the protein MAREDLILDPASIDFDNVIADLEAVRKTNPQRYEMEQLTGIVYDDVEAGICAGYLDIAEDAFWVRGHMPGMPLMPGVLMCEMAAQVSTWYVVVHDLMPGKRMGFGGLDEVKFRGIVRPGDRLLCVLKQTRYRPNRMLVCAFQSFVGSTMVAEGVIRGIPLPDQI
- a CDS encoding rhomboid family intramembrane serine protease, yielding MLFPLIDENPTRRWPFVTVGLIAINTLLLLAMLGLDPLEHNRLFLEYGFVPERFTEAIGSGESVRIDLEELVQGSPEAHEVLERSQEDSVVTLPGTMSAALGTIFSSMFLHAGIAHLVGNMWFLWIFGNNVEDRLGHVPYLLFYLLGGIFAALAHWITASSTGALIPTVGASGAVAVILGAYAVTYPKAKVRCALFLFVIFFMIDLPALAVLGIWITFQLVQGLGALQVGLDGGVAWWAHIGGFLFGMAIMPLLSLIIPDTTYGSVLKKERSFQFDPSRHDDFRF
- the trmB gene encoding tRNA (guanosine(46)-N7)-methyltransferase TrmB, with protein sequence MTQVVTTISAFSFIDYETIMGRKALPKLNPDVDFSQHFFESDVLETRPDLQSYFPMQQPLEVEVGTGKGLFMKNASGQCPEHNFLGIEIAFKYARFAGYKLAKEGRTNAVMFHGDGQKIFRETIPSDSLEAVHVYFPDPWWKARHHRRRLMNEEFCQQIQRVLRPGGKLHFWTDVLDYFEMAVETLHQATTLQGPIDVEETPAEHDLDYRTHFERRMRKNEMDVFRSQFLKPEA
- a CDS encoding amidophosphoribosyltransferase, which codes for MSELFHECGIAAIYHLPSDEESPLCPDQGPEEVSRIMPRMLLDIQNRGQLAAGFTTYSPNRNQLIDTHRDIGTVQEVFRLSHRGKSESLMKEYAGRAAIGHVRYATCGQDDRSYAQPFERHHLVKHKWFSFAFNGQLSNYSELRDRLLADDDHHLSRETDTEIIMHELSREMTGEKRITMFDALKSAAPRFDGAYSLVMLNAYGEMLVARDPYGIKPLCYAVSGPLFAAASESVALINIGFEEDEIRNVEPGQAITITDGKIEVRQFIESKRKAHCFFEWIYFANVASTLDGQSVYVSRTNLGEELAAIELERNDIPLDDGDTIVVPVPDTSKAAADAMAFKLGIPSREGLIRNRYSGRTFIESGSKRRRAAEIKYTPLREVLEGKRIFLVEDSIVRSTTMKVLINRLRERGGAKEIHVRVACPPIIAPCFYGIDMSTISELFAPKFMGDSYLLTEEMQEAMAQQLGADSLRYLPVDSIARAVNLSSNELCQACITGEYPTEGGERLYQIALETKDQEETGGRTYERRAEEQAAQSTGA
- the proB gene encoding glutamate 5-kinase, whose amino-acid sequence is MTDLLRQEIATSAHTIVVKVGTRVLTTDQGVLSEQQITQLGRQLAQLAAAGRRMVLVSSGAVGAGMSQLGLTQRPTDLAKLQAVAAVGQAKLIELYDRVLRDNGCHAAQVLLTAEDLDDRTRYLNIRNTLLSVLDFGAIPIINENDTVAVEELMLTFGDNDRLAARVTNLLRAPLLILLSDVQGLYNGSPELPESKLLSVVPKLDEEVMGFARDKKTGHSKGGMASKLEAARMVTSTGENMIIASGRQPDVLTRLLDGEDLGTLFLAQGKAVTPRKRWIGYSVQPRGELIVDDGAVKALGEKGKSLLPIGVTQVRGAFTKGDVVRVCNGQGQEIARGLTNYTSEEIGKILGKRSDQIEGILGHHPYDEIIHRDNLTVSRV